The Pseudophryne corroboree isolate aPseCor3 chromosome 2, aPseCor3.hap2, whole genome shotgun sequence genome has a segment encoding these proteins:
- the RUBCNL gene encoding protein associated with UVRAG as autophagy enhancer, with product MSVHALALTSYTKKRVQDCETTVQVANDITKRYPERKILNVPDSSLTIMPKIPMILFPADEVPRPAVIGLGGSHGSYVDSATAIKEILASVLKIPSSIKATLPVNEDLEDSDVEDDSNGGNNDCSDDHNCIQLIPCAQNDIHINRHKASWENTQSESPKSYTVDPLPSSPRVPITSTRGVTELELSPCIKCSNCIELTFSGSTVSQLNLPLSSQKENRLFSTPNLPSHTLNLHFNPNPRDPPSGQLIIPISASVADTEPCSVEDSKTFHRRSQSFSVLEAAGQSLASSTKTRHHSEENLFEPSVNLEKEHRHFLVADMFISVVENMKSNWEYEQWKAEEGIPWIKDPEEPCFYQRKKNNSESAASVDSGYEGLPALQNSPSETIFEEEEVEKEESGPCIDYKVYEYEDFVIIEQEYYPELYMHKQSTRPIPVPGSNSAEQTARNLYRAFQQQWGPVVGEVWPPARSTITTLANDHAIPEEFKSSVSLSEELKQFSERETEDWTPPRFQIISDVHPYIKRDDVVASQNYLCAGCGTKVELRYTNRLRYCDYLGKYFCDCCHSYSESFIPGRILSKWNFSKYYVSNFSKSVVDKIWDSHRFNVQSENPALYSKVKDLARVKEVQQQLIYIKKMVNMCRFADSVVKAFEEVPPHLTEELHLFTLSDLYDIKQRTLLPELRGLLAHCVAHVEECELCQAKGFICEFCQNAAVIFPFQTDICRRCEDCKACYHKQCFKTSDCPKCARIKAREAVKWDSPITSSCEMDLNSST from the exons ATGTCTGTACATGCCTTGGCATTGACTAGTTACACAAAGAAGAGAGTTCAAGATTGTGAAACTACGGTACAG gtGGCAAATGACATTACTAAACGGTACCCTGAAAGGAAAATACTAAATGTTCCAGACTCTTCCTTGACCATTATGCCCAAAATTCCTATGATTCTATTTCCTGCAG ATGAGGTACCAAGGCCAGCAGTTATCGGATTAGGAGGTAGCCATGGGTCATATGTGGATAGTGCTACAGCAATTAAGGAAATTCTGGCTTCTGTTTTAAAGATTCCAAGCAGTATAAAAGCCACATTGCCTGTGAATGAGGATCTGGAGGACAGTGATGTAGAGGATGACAGCAATGGTGGCAATAATGATTGTTCTGATGATCATAACTGTATTCAATTAATTCCCTGTGCACAAAATGACATCCATATTAATAGGCACAAAGCATCATGGGAGAACACCCAGTCAGAATCTCCTAAATCTTATACGGTGGACCCACTCCCATCCTCACCTAGGGTACCCATCACGAGCACACGAGGTGTaacggaactggaattatcaccttGCATCAAATGCAGCAACTGTATAGAATTAACTTTTTCTGGATCCACGGTTTCACAATTGAACTTGCCTTTGAGCTCACAAAAGGAAAATAGACTATTTTCTACCCCCAATCTTCCAAGCCACACCCTTAATTTACATTTTAATCCAAACCCACGGGATCCCCCTTCAGGACAATTAATTATTCCCATAAGCGCATCTGTAGCGGATACTGAGCCTTGCTCTGTAGAAGATAGTAAGACTTTCCATCGGAGGTCACAGTCCTTTTCCGTTCTTGAAG CAGCTGGGCAGTCTCTGGCTTCCAGCACAAAAACCAGGCATCACTCTGAAGAAAATCTCTTTGAACCATCTGTGAACTTGGAGAAG GAACATCGGCATTTCCTGGTAGCTGACATGTTCATATCTGTGGTTGAGAATATGAAAAGCAATTGGGAATATGAGCAGTGGAAAGCAGAAGAAGGGATACCGTGGATAAAAGATCCAGAGGAACCTTGCTTCTACCAGAGGAAAAAAAACAATTCAGAATCCGCGGCTTCTGTTGACAGCGGTTATGAGG GCTTACCTGCGCTGCAGAACTCTCCCTCAGAGACTATATTTGAGGAAGAGGAGGTGGAGAAAGAGGAGTCTGGACCCTGTATAGATTACAAAGTGTACGAATATGAGGATTTTGTGATAATCG AACAAGAATACTACCCAGAACTATACATGCATAAGCAGTCTACAAG ACCCATCCCTGTACCAGGCTCCAACTCTGCTGAACAAACAGCCAGGAATTTATACAGAGCTTTCCAGCAGCAGTGGGGTCCGGTTGTAGGAGAAGTGTGGCCACCAGCAAGATCGACCATTACAACC TTGGCCAATGACCATGCCATACCAGAGGAATTTAAGTCCAGTGTGAGTCTGTCAGAAGAACTAAAACAGTTCAGCGAgagggagactgaagactggacgcCTCCACGGTTTCAGATTATTAGCGACGTGCACCCCTACATCAA GAGAGATGATGTTGTAGCATCACAAAACTATTTGTGTGCTGGCTGTGGAACAAAGGTTGAGCTAA GGTACACCAATAGGCTCCGATACTGTGATTACTTGGGGAAGTATTTCTGCGATTGCTGTCACAGTTACTCGGAGAGCTTCATTCCAGGCCGCATTCTCTCAAAGTGGAACTTCAGTAAATATTACGTCAGCAATTTCTCTAAAAGTGTTGTAGACAAAATATGGGACAGCCACAGATTCAACGTGCAAAGTGAGAACCCAGCACTGTACAGCAAGGTGAAAGACCTGGCCAGAGTGAAA GAGGTGCAACAGCAGCTGATTTACATAAAGAAGATGGTGAATATGTGCCGTTTTGCAGACAG tgTTGTAAAGGCCTTTGAAGAAGTGCCCCCTCACCTGACAGAAGAGCTGCATCTTTTTACCTTGAGTGACCTTTATGACATCAAGCAGAGGACCCTCTTGCCAGAACTCAGGGGCCTCCTTGCACACTGTGTAGCTCATGTGGAGGAATGTGAG